Part of the Methylophaga nitratireducenticrescens genome is shown below.
CCCTGGCCATGTGATGCAGGAAGTGTTGCGTGCCATGAACTCGCAACGTCGTCGTCGGATTGAAGCCATTCTGGCTTATGAAGAAGATACCGCCGGTGGTTTGATGAACACCGATGTGGTCACCGTGCGCTCAGATATCACACTGGAAGTGGTATTACGTTATTTACGTAAATATGGTGAGTTACCCGAAAACACTGACAGTCTGTATGTCGTTGATCATCAGGATAAATATCTTGGTACGCTGCGCTTGTCACAAGTTGTCAGCCGCAGCCGTTCACTTACGGTACGCGAAGCGATGTCGCATCAGGTCGATCCTATTCCCGCCAATATGTCGGACCATGATGTCGCCCACCGTTTTGAAAAACATGATCTGATATCCGCACCTGTCGTCGATAAAGATAATCATCTGCTGGGCCGCATTACCATCGATGACGTGGTCGATGTTATCCGGGATGAAGCGGAACACTCTTTATTGAGTATGGCAGGCTTAAGTGAAGACGAAGATACGTTTGCCCCGGTCAAAAAAAGTATTCATCGCCGCTCGGTATGGCTTGGTATCAATCTGTTGACGGCATTTTTAGCGGCATGGGTTATCGGGTTATTTGATACCACCATCGAAAAACTGGTGGCGTTGGCTGTATTAATGCCAATTGTTGCCAGCATGGGCGGTATTGCCGGCAGCCAGACATTAACACTGGTGATACGCTCTATGGCCCTGGACCAGTTGAATGATAAAAATCAACGCTGGTTATTACGCAAAGAATTTCTGGTGGGCATGGCCAATGGGGTGATTTGGGCAATTGCTATCGCTTTTGTAACCTATCTCTGGTTCGGTAATTTTTTACTGGGAATCATGATTGGTGCTGCCATTATTGTTAATATGACGGCTGCTGCCGTTGCTGGGGTAATGATTCCCCTAGGACTAAAACGTATCGGCATTGATCCCGCATTGTCCGGCAGCGTGCTGTTAACCACTGTCACCGATGTGGTTGGATTTATGGCTTTCCTCGGTTTTGCTACTCTATTTATCGTTTAACTCGGATTTTTGATTATGTCAGGCAACAGTTTCGGAAAACTTTTCACAGTCACCACGTTTGGTGAAAGCCACGGCAGCGCCCTGGGGTGTATTGTCGATGGTTGCCCTCCAGGACTAGAATTATCCGAAGCCGATCTTCAGAATGATCTGGATCGGCGTAAACCGGGTAAAAGCCGCCATGAAACACAGCGGCGAGAACCTGATCAGGTCAAAATTCTTTCCGGTATTTTTGAAGGCAAGACCACCGGAACCCCGATTGGTCTATTGATTGAAAACGTGGATCAGCGCTCCAAGGACTACGGTAATATTGCCGAGCAATTCCGCCCGGCCCATGCTGATTATGCCTATCACCACAAGTACGGTTTCCGTGACTACCGTGGCGGTGGCCGATCATCAGCACGTGAAACCGCAATGCGTGTAGCAGCCGGAGGGATCGCCAAAAAATTTCTCAAACAGCGTTACGGTATCGAAATACAGGGTTATCTGAGTCAACTTGGGCCGATTAAAGCTGAAACGCTGGATTGGGCGCATATCGAAAATAGTCTGTTTTTCAATCCGGATCCCACTATTGAAACCCAGCTGGAAGATTATATGGATGCCTTGCGTAAGGAAGGCAATTCCATTGGTGCCCGCATTAATGTCATTGCACGCCATATACCACCGGGTCTGGGTGAACCTATATTTGACCGTCTGGATGCCGATATCGCCCATGCGATGATGAGTATCAATGCGGTAAAAGGCGTGGAAATTGGTGCTGGTTTTGAATCGGTTACCCAGAAAGGTACTGAACATCGGGATGAACTGACACCGGAAGGTTTCCTGACCAATAATGCTGGCGGTACATTAGGCGGTATTTCCAGTGGACAGGATTTGCTGGTAAGTATGGCGCTCAAACCCACTTCCAGTCTGCGTATTCCCGGAAAAAGCATCAACACACGTGGAGAAGCCATCGAAGTCGTCACCCATGGTCGTCATGATCCCTGTGTCGGTATTCGTGCGACACCAATTGCAGAAGCCATGCTGGCACTGGTATTGATGGATCATATGTTACGTCACCGGGCCCAGAATATGGATGTAACCACTGACACCCCCATTATCCCGGCACAAGCCTAATCTGATCGCTGGTGCATTTTTCCGGACTACCCTACTGGCGGCTGTCAGGGTTTTATCTGTTTTATTTTGCCACTCTGGGCATTCTGGTGCCCTATTGGGGGCTTTATCTGCAATGGGAAGGATTCAGCGCCAGACAAATCGGTGAATTAACCGCCATTTTATTGGCAACCCGAATCATTGCTCCCAATGTATGGGGCTGGATTGCCGATTACCGCGGACAACGTCTGCGGATTGTTCGACTGGCCAGCTTACTGAGTATCGTGGCGTTCTCAGGCATTTTTATTTCACAGAGTTATTACTGGGTTGCCGTTGTATTAATGGTCTTCAGTTTTTTCTGGAATGCTTCGCTTCCCCAATTTGAAGTCACTACCCTGCAGCATCTTGGTGAACATAGTCATCATTACAGTAAGATCCGCGTGTGGGGTTCGATTGGGTTTATCTGTGTCGTGGTCTTACTGGGTTGGCTAATGGATCGTTATGATGCCGGCATCGTTCCCTATGCGTTGTTATTGTCCATCAGCGGTATCTGGCTGATCAGTCTCACGGTTCCCGAATCAGCAAGCCGTCATCTCAGTCTCAATCACATCCCTATCAAACAGGTACTCAAACAACCTGCTGTTCACGCCTTTTTAGCTATCTGCTTTTTAATGCTGGTCAGCCATGGGCCTTATTACACGTTTTACAGTATTTACCTGGAGCAGCATGGCTATAGCCGTAGCTTGATTGGTCAATTATGGGCGCTAGGAGTGGTCGCTGAATTGATGGTGTTTATGGTGATGCATCGCTGGCTACCCCGCTTTGGCATCCGAAAAGTAATACTGGGTAGCCTGCTCATGGCAGCTTTTCGCTGGTTGCTGATTGCGCTTTATGCCGACCAGGTAGTTATGCTTGTCGCCGCACAATCACTGCATGCGGCCAGTTACGGTGCTTTTCATGCAGCATCGATTGCCTGGGTTCATCAACATTTTACAGGTCGTAATCAGGGTCGTGGGCAAGCGCTGTACAGTAGTATGAGTTTCGGTGCTGGTGGCGCTGTCGGAAGCTTATTGAGTGGCTATTTATGGCTGACGCCCGGACCGGAGATAACTTATATGCTAGCAGCTCTCACTGCAAGCAGTGCTTTTTTAATAGGCTTTATCTGGCTTAAAAGCACAACTTCACTTAGCTAAAAACAAACAATAAATAACAAAGCAAGCTTCCCATGAGTACCGTAAAGCCGTTATAATTCCGTGCTGAAATTTTCAAAAGCCAACAGTGCTTATTGCACTGCTTCTGACTAGGTGGGATATGCATTTCTCAATTAAAAAAGGGCTTACTTTGCCCCTTGCTGGCGCGCCGGAACAAAAAATTAGCCAAGCTAACCCGGTTGCTTCAGTTGCTGTATTGGGGCTCGAATACGTCGGTATGAAGCCGACAATGCTGGTAGAAGAGGGGCAACGGGTTAAATTAGGTGAAGCCCTATTCACCGATAAAAAAATCCCTGGTGTAACCTATACAGCGCCTGGAGCAGGTGTAATTAAAGCGATTAATCGTGGAGCAAAAAGGGCATTACAATCGGTGGTTATTGAGCTTGAGGGTGACGAAGAGGTCACTTTTAAACATTACTCACCGGAGGATCTGGCGACACTGAATAGAGAACAGGTTCAGCAAAATCTAGTTGAATCCGGATTATGGACAGCGTTACGTACCCGCCCATACAGTAAAGCGCCAGAACTTGACAGTGAACCTCATGCACTTTTTATAACCGCAATTGATACCAATCCACTTGCAGCCGATCCCAATCTGATTATTAACGAATATGCTGAGGATTTTCGCCACGGCCTCGAAGTATTGAGTCATCTGACCAGCGGCAAACTTTTTCTCTGTCAATCACCCAAAGCGGCTTTACCTACTCCAGAAATTAAAAATCTTGAAACCCCCACCTTCTCGGGTCCGCATCCTGCCGGACTAGTGGGTACCCATATTCACTTTCTTGAACCGGTCAGCACAAATAAAACTGTGTGGCATATCGGTTATCAGGATGTTATCGCCATTGGCAAGCTTTTCACCACAGGCCATCTTTGGGTAGAACGTATTATTTCACTGGCTGGTCCAATGGTGAATAAGCCACGTTTGATTCGTACCCGTATTGGAGCCAACACCGAAGACCTGGTCCGGGGAGAAGTTCAAAATATTCGCTCTCGTGTAATTTCAGGCTCCGTATTAAATGGACACACTGCCAATAACTGGGCTGCGTTTCTCGGTCGTTTCCATACACAGATCTCGGTTCTTGAAGAAGGAACCAAGCGTGAATTATTAGGCTGGATCCGTCCTGGAGGCAGCAATAAGTATTCCGCTTTGAACGTTTTTTTCAGCAAAGTATTTGGTAAAAAGGATTTACCACTAACCACCTCACAGAATGGTAGCCCTCGAGCAATGGTTCCTGTGGGTGTGTTTGAAACAGTAATGCCTCTGGATATCCTACCAACACAATTGCTGAGAGCTTTATTAGTCAGAGACACCGACTCTGCTCAGGCATTGGGTTGTCTTGAGCTGGATGAGGAAGACCTAGCCTTATGTTCCTATGTTTGTTCTGGAAAATATGACTATGGCCCTGCGCTGAGAGCCAACTTAACCCAAATTGAGAAAGAAGGATAACCATGGCGCGTTTAAGAAAACTCCTTGACCGGATAGAGCCATCATTCCAAAAAGGCGGACCATACGAGAAGTATTTTGCTGTTTATGAGATGGTCGATACTTTTATTTACAGTCCCGGCGATGTGACTCGTGGATCCCCGCATGTACGTGATGGTATCGATCTTAAACGGGTAATGAGTTATGTCGTCATCGCGACTTTTCCAGTTTTAATGTTGATGCTGTGGAATACAGGCTTTCAAGCCAACAGCGCAATGGCACAACTGGGTATGTCAACACTTGAAGGCTGGCGTGGCTGGATCCTGAATAGCTTTGGTATCGGTTACGATCCTAATAGCCTGTTCTCTAATATGTTCCATGGGCTACTCTATTTTTTACCGATATATCTGACAACGCTAATTGCTGGCGGTACCTTTGAAGTTATTTTTGCTGCAGTCAGAAATCATGAGGTAAATGAAGGCTTTCTGGTTACCTCAATGCTATACAGCCTTACCCTTCCGCCCTCTACCCCACTATGGCAGGTTGCTCTGGGGATTATTTTTGGGGTTGTCATTGGTAAAGAAGTATTTGGTGGTACCGGTAAAAATTTCCTGAATCCGGCATTAACGGGTCGTGCATTTCTGTACTTTGCTTATCCAGCACAAATGTCCGGCGATGCTGTTTGGACGGCAATTGATGGTTATACTGGCGCAACGCCACTTGCTCTGGCAGCTTTAGGAGGCCTGGAATCTGTCACCGAAGCAGGTTATACCTGGACACAAACATTTATCGGACATATGCCGGGATCTCTTGGTGAAACATCTACACTGGCCATTTTGCTGGGTGCGGCTTTTCTACTTTATACCCGGATTGCTTCTTTCCGAATCATTTTTGGGGTATTTCTTGGCATGGTCGCTACCAGTTGGCTGTTTAACTTGATCGGTAGTGATACCAATCCTATGTTTGGCCTCCCGTGGTATTGGCATTTATCGCTAGGCGGCTTTGCATTTGGTATGGTCTTTATGGCGACCGATCCGGTATCTGCAGCAATGACCAATAAAGGACGCTGGATTTACGGCATTTTGATCGGCTTTATGACTGTTCTGATCCGAGTAGTCAACCCTGCCTTCCCCGAAGGCATTATGTTAGCCATTCTGTTTGCTAATATATTTGCTCCTCTTATCGACTATTTTGTCGTCCAGTCCAACATTAAACGAAGACTACAGCGAAGCTAACCATGGCAGAAATCACACAAAAAAAAGGTTTTCTAGGCCGGCTGATGCAGTTGCCAAATGATGACCCCAAAAAAACTATCTTTATCGCCATTGTTCTTTGTCTGGTGTGTTCGGTCATGGTCTCAACAGCAGCAGTGTCATTGAAATCCCGACAGGTTGTTAATCAAAAGAACGATATTCGACAAAACATTCTGGCCGTTACCGATCAATTTGAGCCAGGAATGGATATGGAAGCGGCCTTTGAACAGTTTGAGGTTCGTTTAGTGGATCTGGCCAACGGCCAATATGCGGACACAGATATTGATCCAGCGACTTATGATCAACGAAAAGCCGCTGGATCTCCTGATTTGGGAGTTCGCCTTGAGAATCAGCAGGATGTTGCGGGAATTGGATCCCGTGCCAAATATGCACCAGTTTATATTTTGCGCGATGGAGATGAAATTCAACAATTGGTTATCCCTATTCATGGCTATGGATTATGGTCAACCATGTATGGTTTTCTCTCTCTAGGCAGCGACTTCAATACGATACAAGGGTTGCGTTTCTACGAGCATGCTGAAACACCAGGGTTAGGTGGTGAGATAGAAAATCCACGCTGGTTGGCGAAATGGGAAGGCAAGAAAATATATGATGAAAATGGCAATGTAGCATTCAGGGTCGCCCGAGGTTATGTAGATAACAATTTGCCCCAAGCAGAATACAAAGTCGATGGTTTATCTGGTGCCACACTGACCAGTAAAGGTGTTTCAAATATGATTTCATTCTGGTTAGGTGAAGACGGCTTTGGACCTTATTTACAAAGTCTACGTTCCGAACGGGGGAATAACTGATGGCAAGCCAAGCAAAAAATAATGTTATCGATCCAATCATCGACAATAATCCGATAACCTTACAGGTACTGGGAATTTGCTCAGCACTTGCAGTAACAACCAATATGACTGCAGCATTGATCATGTGTATCGCGCTGACTTCAGTTACAGCATTTTCCGGGGCGATTATCAGTTCAATTCGTCATCATATCCCTTCCAGTATTCGCATAATTGTTCAAATGACCGTTATCGCCTCATTGGTTATCATCGTCGATCAAATTCTCAAAGCCTATGCTTATGAAGCCAGCAAACAATTATCCGTATTCGTTGGTTTGATAATAACCAACTGCATCGTATTGGGTCGTGCTGAAGCTTATGCCATGAAAAATACTCCCGGCATGAGCTTTCTGGATGGTCTCGGTAACGGTCTGGGTTATAGCGTGGTGTTATTAGTTGTTGCGTTTTTCCGAGAGTTATTTGGCGCTGGGAAACTGTTTGGACATACCATTATTCCGGTTGCAAATGAAGGTG
Proteins encoded:
- a CDS encoding Na(+)-translocating NADH-quinone reductase subunit C gives rise to the protein MAEITQKKGFLGRLMQLPNDDPKKTIFIAIVLCLVCSVMVSTAAVSLKSRQVVNQKNDIRQNILAVTDQFEPGMDMEAAFEQFEVRLVDLANGQYADTDIDPATYDQRKAAGSPDLGVRLENQQDVAGIGSRAKYAPVYILRDGDEIQQLVIPIHGYGLWSTMYGFLSLGSDFNTIQGLRFYEHAETPGLGGEIENPRWLAKWEGKKIYDENGNVAFRVARGYVDNNLPQAEYKVDGLSGATLTSKGVSNMISFWLGEDGFGPYLQSLRSERGNN
- a CDS encoding NADH:ubiquinone reductase (Na(+)-transporting) subunit B, with the translated sequence MARLRKLLDRIEPSFQKGGPYEKYFAVYEMVDTFIYSPGDVTRGSPHVRDGIDLKRVMSYVVIATFPVLMLMLWNTGFQANSAMAQLGMSTLEGWRGWILNSFGIGYDPNSLFSNMFHGLLYFLPIYLTTLIAGGTFEVIFAAVRNHEVNEGFLVTSMLYSLTLPPSTPLWQVALGIIFGVVIGKEVFGGTGKNFLNPALTGRAFLYFAYPAQMSGDAVWTAIDGYTGATPLALAALGGLESVTEAGYTWTQTFIGHMPGSLGETSTLAILLGAAFLLYTRIASFRIIFGVFLGMVATSWLFNLIGSDTNPMFGLPWYWHLSLGGFAFGMVFMATDPVSAAMTNKGRWIYGILIGFMTVLIRVVNPAFPEGIMLAILFANIFAPLIDYFVVQSNIKRRLQRS
- a CDS encoding NADH:ubiquinone reductase (Na(+)-transporting) subunit D, with amino-acid sequence MASQAKNNVIDPIIDNNPITLQVLGICSALAVTTNMTAALIMCIALTSVTAFSGAIISSIRHHIPSSIRIIVQMTVIASLVIIVDQILKAYAYEASKQLSVFVGLIITNCIVLGRAEAYAMKNTPGMSFLDGLGNGLGYSVVLLVVAFFRELFGAGKLFGHTIIPVANEGGWYVPNGLMLLPPSAFFIIGLMIWAIRSWKPQQVEAPDYQIHQVHRTEVL
- a CDS encoding Na(+)-translocating NADH-quinone reductase subunit A, producing MHFSIKKGLTLPLAGAPEQKISQANPVASVAVLGLEYVGMKPTMLVEEGQRVKLGEALFTDKKIPGVTYTAPGAGVIKAINRGAKRALQSVVIELEGDEEVTFKHYSPEDLATLNREQVQQNLVESGLWTALRTRPYSKAPELDSEPHALFITAIDTNPLAADPNLIINEYAEDFRHGLEVLSHLTSGKLFLCQSPKAALPTPEIKNLETPTFSGPHPAGLVGTHIHFLEPVSTNKTVWHIGYQDVIAIGKLFTTGHLWVERIISLAGPMVNKPRLIRTRIGANTEDLVRGEVQNIRSRVISGSVLNGHTANNWAAFLGRFHTQISVLEEGTKRELLGWIRPGGSNKYSALNVFFSKVFGKKDLPLTTSQNGSPRAMVPVGVFETVMPLDILPTQLLRALLVRDTDSAQALGCLELDEEDLALCSYVCSGKYDYGPALRANLTQIEKEG
- the mgtE gene encoding magnesium transporter, encoding MSELDQHRSLNHSLNAFSEALKSGRFVRMRRLLASLHPAETAHLLESLPPKERLVCWPIINPELRGEVLSYVGDDVRTGLMTGMDTADLLSATEDLDTDDVVDILQDLPGHVMQEVLRAMNSQRRRRIEAILAYEEDTAGGLMNTDVVTVRSDITLEVVLRYLRKYGELPENTDSLYVVDHQDKYLGTLRLSQVVSRSRSLTVREAMSHQVDPIPANMSDHDVAHRFEKHDLISAPVVDKDNHLLGRITIDDVVDVIRDEAEHSLLSMAGLSEDEDTFAPVKKSIHRRSVWLGINLLTAFLAAWVIGLFDTTIEKLVALAVLMPIVASMGGIAGSQTLTLVIRSMALDQLNDKNQRWLLRKEFLVGMANGVIWAIAIAFVTYLWFGNFLLGIMIGAAIIVNMTAAAVAGVMIPLGLKRIGIDPALSGSVLLTTVTDVVGFMAFLGFATLFIV
- a CDS encoding MFS transporter — translated: MHFSGLPYWRLSGFYLFYFATLGILVPYWGLYLQWEGFSARQIGELTAILLATRIIAPNVWGWIADYRGQRLRIVRLASLLSIVAFSGIFISQSYYWVAVVLMVFSFFWNASLPQFEVTTLQHLGEHSHHYSKIRVWGSIGFICVVVLLGWLMDRYDAGIVPYALLLSISGIWLISLTVPESASRHLSLNHIPIKQVLKQPAVHAFLAICFLMLVSHGPYYTFYSIYLEQHGYSRSLIGQLWALGVVAELMVFMVMHRWLPRFGIRKVILGSLLMAAFRWLLIALYADQVVMLVAAQSLHAASYGAFHAASIAWVHQHFTGRNQGRGQALYSSMSFGAGGAVGSLLSGYLWLTPGPEITYMLAALTASSAFLIGFIWLKSTTSLS
- the aroC gene encoding chorismate synthase — protein: MSGNSFGKLFTVTTFGESHGSALGCIVDGCPPGLELSEADLQNDLDRRKPGKSRHETQRREPDQVKILSGIFEGKTTGTPIGLLIENVDQRSKDYGNIAEQFRPAHADYAYHHKYGFRDYRGGGRSSARETAMRVAAGGIAKKFLKQRYGIEIQGYLSQLGPIKAETLDWAHIENSLFFNPDPTIETQLEDYMDALRKEGNSIGARINVIARHIPPGLGEPIFDRLDADIAHAMMSINAVKGVEIGAGFESVTQKGTEHRDELTPEGFLTNNAGGTLGGISSGQDLLVSMALKPTSSLRIPGKSINTRGEAIEVVTHGRHDPCVGIRATPIAEAMLALVLMDHMLRHRAQNMDVTTDTPIIPAQA